Proteins from a single region of Neodiprion virginianus isolate iyNeoVirg1 chromosome 4, iyNeoVirg1.1, whole genome shotgun sequence:
- the LOC124302855 gene encoding cuticle protein-like has product MAFKLVVLACVLAAANAGVLSPVQYAVPQAHYAPSIAVASHAITSQSDNILRSPGNLAQVATQQKTITTPYSSSSKSDVRVSNPSVYTTTAYAAPVSYAHPAPVAYAAAPAYAHAAAPAYAHAAAPAYAHAAAPAYAHAAAPAYAHAAAPAGLLGVAYSPAVAVSHMTYSSPVGISYACPEYKTPDRRQPEHHFSVTDHSAERSLKKYLKMAFKVIILCATLAVANAGIYSGLHAAPAAAITYGAPTLSYAAPAITSQSSNILRSPGNLAQISTYSKTIDTPYSSVSKSDVRVSNPAIYATSYTAPAAYATSYAAPAAYAYSAAPAVSHVSYSAPLSYAAPGPIIAKAAYAAPAPAYAYAAGPAPIIAKTAYAAPAALAYGAAPAVAAPGPVVAHATFSGLGASYAW; this is encoded by the exons ATGGCATTCAAG cTCGTAGTTCTCGCCTGCGTTTTGGCTGCTGCCAACGCCGGTGTTCTATCCCCGGTACAATACGCCGTGCCCCAGGCCCACTACGCCCCAAGCATCGCAGTCGCTTCCCACGCGATCACCTCTCAGTCCGACAACATCCTGCGAAGCCCAGGAAACCTGGCCCAGGTAGCCACCCAGCAGAAGACCATCACCACCCCTTACTCGAGCTCCAGCAAATCTGACGTTCGCGTCAGCAACCCCAGCGTCTACACCACCACTGCCTACGCTGCCCCCGTCTCTTACGCTCATCCTGCCCCGGTTGCTTACGCCGCCGCCCCCGCCTACGCTCACGCCGCCGCCCCCGCCTACGCTCACGCCGCCGCCCCCGCCTACGCTCACGCCGCCGCCCCTGCCTACGCTCACGCCGCCGCCCCTGCCTACGCTCACGCCGCCGCCCCAGCCGGTCTTCTTGGAGTCGCCTATTCTCCGGCCGTAGCTGTGTCCCACATGACCTACAGCAGCCCAGTCGGCATCTCCTACGCCTG CCCTGAGTATAAAACACCCGATCGTCGTCAACCAGAGCATCACTTCTCAGTAACCGACCACAGCGCGGAACGaagcttaaaaaaatatctcaaaaTGGCATTCAAG GTGATCATCCTCTGCGCCACCCTCGCGGTAGCCAACGCCGGTATTTACAGCGGTCTTCACGCCGCCCCCGCAGCAGCCATAACCTACGGTGCACCGACCCTGAGCTACGCCGCCCCGGCGATCACCTCCCAGTCGTCCAACATCCTTCGCAGCCCGGGCAACCTCGCCCAGATCTCGACCTACTCGAAGACGATCGACACCCCCTATTCCAGCGTGAGCAAGTCCGACGTCCGCGTCAGCAACCCGGCGATATACGCCACCTCTTACACCGCACCAGCTGCTTACGCCACATCCTACGCTGCACCAGCTGCCTACGCGTACTCAGCGGCACCAGCTGTGTCCCACGTGAGCTACTCGGCGCCCTTGTCCTACGCCGCCCCCGGCCCGATAATCGCTAAGGCTGCTTACGCCGCCCCCGCCCCCGCCTACGCCTACGCCGCTGGACCAGCGCCGATAATCGCGAAGACAGCTTACGCCGCCCCAGCCGCCCTGGCCTACGGAGCAGCTCCAGCTGTAGCCGCCCCCGGGCCGGTTGTGGCTCACGCGACTTTTTCCGGACTGGGTGCTTCTTACGCCTGGTAA